In Streptomyces sp. NBC_00569, a single genomic region encodes these proteins:
- a CDS encoding AMP-dependent synthetase/ligase gives MSDTQTLIENRPPSVAALFLERVAATPDTEAYRYPVPAAGEGPDEWKSLSWAQASTRVYAIAAGLIELGVQPEERVALASSTRVEWILADLGILCAGAATTTVYPQTNAEESAFILADSDSKVLIAEDAAQLAKARERRAELPDLAHVVVVDEAGVEPDAADPEGWLLTLADLEKRGAAYLEKHPHLIKEKVGAITADQLATLIYTSGTTGRPKGVRLPQDNWSYMAKAIAGTGLVGPDDVQYLWLPLAHVFGKVLTSGQIEVGHVTAVDGRVDKIIENLPVVQPTYMAAVPRIFEKVYNGVAAKARAGGGAKYKIFQWAAEVAREYAKASQDNFRRTGSASVPFGLGAKHKVADALVYSKLREAFGGRLRACVSGSAALAPEIGYFFAGAGVHILEGYGLTETSAASFVNPGEAYRTGTVGKPLPGTEVRIADDGEILLRGPGVMQGYHGLPEKTTEVLESDGWFHTGDIGELSSDGYLKITDRKKDLIKTSGGKYIAPAEVEGQFKAVCPYVSNILVHGADRNFCTALIALDEPSILEWAKDNGLEGKSYADVVAAPVTVELVEGYVKELNQGLQKWQTIKKFKLLPRDLDIEHGELTPSLKLKRPVVEREYGHLIDEMYAGSREK, from the coding sequence GTGAGCGACACACAGACCCTGATCGAGAACCGCCCGCCGTCCGTGGCGGCCCTCTTCCTGGAGCGCGTGGCGGCCACGCCGGATACCGAGGCCTACCGGTACCCGGTACCAGCCGCCGGTGAGGGCCCCGACGAGTGGAAGTCGCTGAGCTGGGCGCAGGCCTCGACGCGGGTCTACGCCATCGCGGCCGGCCTGATCGAGCTGGGCGTGCAGCCGGAGGAGCGGGTCGCGCTCGCCTCCTCCACGCGGGTCGAGTGGATCCTGGCCGACCTCGGCATCCTGTGCGCGGGCGCCGCGACGACCACCGTGTACCCGCAGACCAATGCCGAGGAATCGGCGTTCATCCTCGCGGACTCGGACAGCAAGGTCCTGATCGCCGAGGACGCGGCGCAGCTGGCCAAGGCCCGCGAGCGCCGGGCCGAGCTGCCGGACCTCGCCCATGTCGTCGTCGTCGACGAGGCCGGGGTCGAGCCGGACGCCGCGGACCCCGAGGGCTGGCTGCTCACGCTCGCCGACCTGGAGAAACGCGGCGCCGCGTACCTGGAGAAGCACCCGCACCTGATCAAGGAGAAGGTCGGCGCGATCACCGCGGACCAGCTCGCGACGCTGATCTACACCTCCGGCACCACCGGCCGCCCCAAGGGCGTGCGCCTCCCGCAGGACAACTGGTCGTACATGGCGAAGGCCATCGCCGGGACGGGCCTGGTCGGCCCGGACGACGTGCAGTACCTGTGGCTGCCCCTCGCGCACGTCTTCGGCAAGGTCCTCACCTCCGGGCAGATCGAGGTCGGGCACGTCACCGCCGTCGACGGCCGCGTGGACAAGATCATCGAGAACCTGCCCGTCGTGCAGCCGACGTACATGGCCGCGGTGCCGCGCATCTTCGAGAAGGTCTACAACGGGGTCGCGGCCAAGGCGCGGGCCGGCGGCGGCGCCAAGTACAAGATCTTCCAGTGGGCGGCCGAGGTCGCGCGCGAGTACGCGAAGGCCAGCCAGGACAACTTCCGCAGGACCGGTTCGGCCTCGGTGCCGTTCGGGCTCGGGGCCAAGCACAAGGTCGCCGACGCGCTCGTCTACTCCAAGCTGCGTGAGGCGTTCGGTGGCCGGCTGCGCGCCTGCGTCTCCGGCTCCGCCGCGCTCGCCCCCGAGATCGGCTACTTCTTCGCCGGCGCGGGCGTGCACATCCTGGAGGGCTACGGCCTCACGGAGACCTCCGCCGCGTCCTTCGTCAACCCGGGCGAGGCCTACCGCACCGGCACGGTCGGCAAGCCGCTGCCCGGCACGGAGGTGCGGATCGCGGACGACGGCGAGATCCTGCTGCGCGGCCCCGGCGTCATGCAGGGCTACCACGGGCTGCCCGAGAAGACGACCGAGGTCCTGGAGTCCGACGGCTGGTTCCACACCGGCGACATCGGCGAGCTGTCGTCCGACGGCTACCTCAAGATCACCGACCGCAAGAAGGACCTGATCAAGACCTCGGGCGGCAAGTACATCGCGCCCGCCGAGGTCGAGGGCCAGTTCAAGGCCGTGTGCCCGTACGTCTCGAACATCCTGGTGCACGGCGCCGACCGGAACTTCTGCACGGCGCTCATCGCCCTCGACGAGCCGTCCATCCTGGAGTGGGCCAAGGACAACGGCCTGGAGGGCAAGTCGTACGCCGATGTGGTCGCGGCCCCCGTCACGGTCGAACTGGTCGAGGGGTACGTCAAGGAGCTCAACCAGGGCCTCCAGAAGTGGCAGACCATCAAGAAGTTCAAGCTCCTGCCGCGCGACCTCGACATCGAGCACGGCGAGCTGACCCCGAGCCTGAAGCTGAAGCGGCCGGTCGTCGAGCGCGAGTACGGCCACCTGATCGACGAGATGTACGCGGGTTCACGCGAGAAGTGA
- the lepA gene encoding translation elongation factor 4, whose translation MPATPNNVPEPSRTAPALIRNFCIIAHIDHGKSTLADRMLQLTGVVEQRQMRAQYLDRMDIERERGITIKSQAVRLPWAPSEDPGNTHILNMIDTPGHVDFTYEVSRSLAACEGTVLLVDAAQGIEAQTLANLYLAMENDLKIIPVLNKIDLPAAQPEKFSEELANLIGCDPDDVLKVSAKTGMGVEALLDKVVAEIPAPVGVADAPARAMIFDSVYDSYRGVVTYVRVVDGQLNKRERIRMMSTGATHELLEIGVSSPEMTPADGIGVGEVGYIITGVKDVRQSKVGDTITSLHNGATVALGGYKDPKPMVFSGLYPLDGSEYPDLREALDKLQLNDAALVYEPETSAALGFGFRVGFLGLLHLDVIRERLEREFGLDLIATAPNVVYRVAMEDGSEHTVTNPSEFPEGKIDKVFEPVVRATILAPSEFIGSIMELCQTRRGTLLGMDYLSEDRVEIRYTLPLAEIVFDFFDQLKSKTRGYASLDYEPTGEQDSSLVKVDILLHGDKVDAFSAVTHKDAAYAYGVRLVAKLRELIPRQAFEVPIQAAIGSRVIARETIRAIRKDVLAKCYGGDISRKRKLLEKQKEGKKRMKMVGSVEVPQEAFIAVLSSDDSGTKKK comes from the coding sequence GTGCCCGCGACCCCTAACAATGTGCCCGAGCCGAGCCGTACCGCCCCGGCTCTGATCCGCAATTTCTGCATCATCGCGCACATCGACCACGGCAAGTCCACGCTCGCCGACCGGATGCTCCAGCTGACCGGTGTGGTCGAGCAGCGGCAGATGCGTGCTCAGTACCTCGACCGTATGGACATCGAGCGCGAGCGCGGCATCACGATCAAGTCCCAGGCGGTGCGTCTGCCCTGGGCCCCGAGCGAGGACCCGGGCAACACTCACATCCTCAACATGATCGACACCCCGGGGCACGTGGACTTCACGTACGAGGTCTCACGGTCCCTCGCGGCCTGTGAGGGCACGGTCCTGCTGGTCGACGCGGCTCAGGGCATCGAGGCGCAGACTCTCGCCAACCTCTATCTGGCGATGGAGAACGACCTCAAGATCATCCCGGTTCTCAACAAGATCGACCTGCCGGCCGCCCAGCCCGAGAAGTTCTCCGAGGAGCTCGCGAACCTCATCGGCTGTGACCCGGACGACGTGCTGAAGGTCTCCGCGAAGACGGGCATGGGCGTCGAGGCGCTGCTCGACAAGGTCGTGGCCGAGATCCCGGCCCCGGTCGGTGTCGCCGACGCACCCGCCCGCGCGATGATCTTCGACTCGGTCTATGACTCCTACCGCGGCGTCGTCACCTACGTACGAGTCGTCGACGGCCAGCTCAACAAGCGTGAGCGCATCCGGATGATGTCCACCGGCGCCACGCACGAGCTGCTCGAGATCGGTGTGTCCTCTCCGGAGATGACCCCGGCCGACGGCATCGGCGTCGGTGAGGTGGGCTACATCATCACCGGCGTGAAGGACGTCCGTCAGTCCAAGGTCGGTGACACGATCACCTCCCTGCACAACGGCGCGACCGTGGCGCTCGGCGGCTACAAGGACCCGAAGCCGATGGTCTTCTCGGGTCTCTATCCGCTGGACGGCTCGGAGTACCCGGACCTGCGCGAGGCCCTCGACAAGCTGCAGCTCAACGACGCCGCGCTGGTCTACGAGCCGGAGACCTCGGCCGCCCTCGGCTTCGGCTTCCGCGTCGGCTTCCTCGGCCTGCTCCACCTCGACGTGATCCGTGAGCGCCTGGAGCGTGAGTTCGGGCTCGACCTCATCGCCACCGCGCCCAACGTGGTCTACCGCGTGGCCATGGAGGACGGCAGCGAGCACACGGTCACCAACCCGAGCGAGTTCCCCGAAGGCAAGATCGACAAGGTCTTCGAGCCGGTCGTGCGCGCCACGATCCTCGCCCCCAGCGAGTTCATCGGCTCGATCATGGAGCTGTGCCAGACCCGCCGCGGCACGCTGCTCGGCATGGACTACCTCTCCGAGGACCGCGTCGAGATCCGCTACACGCTGCCTCTCGCGGAGATCGTCTTCGACTTCTTCGACCAGCTGAAGTCCAAGACGCGCGGCTACGCGTCCCTGGACTACGAGCCCACCGGCGAGCAGGACTCCAGCCTGGTCAAGGTCGACATCCTGCTGCACGGCGACAAGGTCGACGCCTTCTCCGCCGTCACGCACAAGGACGCGGCGTACGCGTACGGCGTGCGGCTGGTCGCCAAGCTGCGCGAGCTCATCCCGCGGCAGGCCTTCGAGGTGCCGATCCAGGCCGCCATCGGCTCCCGGGTCATCGCCCGCGAGACGATCCGCGCGATCCGCAAGGACGTCCTCGCCAAGTGCTACGGCGGTGACATCTCCCGTAAGCGCAAGCTGCTCGAGAAGCAGAAGGAGGGCAAGAAGCGCATGAAGATGGTCGGCTCCGTCGAGGTGCCGCAGGAAGCCTTCATCGCCGTGCTCTCCAGCGACGACAGCGGTACGAAGAAGAAGTAG